Proteins encoded together in one uncultured Desulfosarcina sp. window:
- a CDS encoding MFS transporter, with protein sequence MNATDRKIFCALFASIFAAVTGVGIVVPLLPVYAHSLGADGIYIGLIFGAFSLSRTFFLPYFGRRSDKKGRKPFIVTGLFFYAVISIAFIFSTGVESLIGIRFVQGIASAMIMPVVQAYVGDITPRGKEGWIMGLFNMSMFIGLSAGPLIGGVIKDRFSLQGAFVCMGILSMIGFGLSLVFLPPVSEEHTVKSGRPPVAWSKILKDRTIIGLSVFRLVYTACIGIIWGFLPVLADTEFSISASSIGILVMMGVSVSGVIQVPMGWVADQVNRKAMVVVGGLVVAGSVYSFVHATGFNYLFWASVVFGIGGGVSMPALMAAAVLRGSHIDAMGSVMSLLTAAHSLGMLVGSVLAGVLMDLFQLRQAFCFGSVAMAVGTVLFVICTWRSDLSEGTVLSPPPQIPEG encoded by the coding sequence ATGAATGCCACCGACCGCAAAATCTTCTGTGCCCTTTTCGCTTCCATCTTTGCGGCCGTCACCGGTGTGGGCATCGTGGTCCCTCTTTTGCCAGTCTATGCCCACAGCCTGGGTGCCGACGGGATTTACATCGGACTGATCTTCGGTGCGTTCTCGCTTTCCCGCACATTCTTCCTGCCCTATTTCGGCCGCCGGTCCGATAAAAAAGGGCGCAAACCGTTCATCGTGACCGGACTTTTCTTCTACGCCGTGATCTCCATCGCCTTTATTTTCTCTACCGGTGTCGAGTCCCTGATCGGCATCCGCTTTGTCCAGGGGATCGCCTCGGCCATGATCATGCCGGTGGTCCAGGCCTACGTGGGAGACATCACCCCCCGGGGCAAAGAGGGCTGGATCATGGGGCTGTTCAACATGTCCATGTTCATCGGGCTCAGCGCCGGACCGCTGATCGGCGGGGTCATCAAGGACCGTTTCAGCCTGCAGGGGGCCTTTGTCTGCATGGGTATTCTGTCCATGATCGGCTTTGGATTGAGCCTGGTTTTCCTGCCCCCCGTATCTGAGGAACACACGGTAAAAAGCGGTCGGCCGCCGGTTGCCTGGTCCAAAATTCTCAAGGATCGCACGATTATCGGCCTTTCCGTCTTCCGCCTGGTCTATACGGCCTGCATCGGAATCATCTGGGGCTTTCTACCGGTGCTGGCTGACACCGAGTTTTCCATTTCCGCATCGTCCATCGGCATCCTGGTAATGATGGGCGTCAGTGTGAGCGGGGTGATTCAGGTGCCCATGGGATGGGTGGCCGACCAGGTGAACCGCAAGGCGATGGTCGTTGTGGGGGGGCTGGTGGTGGCTGGCTCGGTATACAGCTTCGTGCATGCCACCGGTTTCAATTACCTGTTCTGGGCCAGCGTCGTCTTCGGGATCGGCGGGGGCGTCTCAATGCCGGCCCTGATGGCGGCCGCGGTTCTGCGGGGCAGTCATATCGATGCCATGGGATCGGTGATGTCCCTGCTCACGGCGGCCCACAGCCTGGGCATGCTGGTCGGCTCGGTGCTGGCCGGCGTGCTGATGGATCTGTTTCAACTCAGGCAGGCATTTTGCTTCGGTTCGGTGGCCATGGCCGTGGGAACGGTGCTGTTCGTCATCTGCACCTGGCGGTCGGATCTGAGCGAGGGAACGGTTCTCTCGCCGCCTCCCCAGATTCCGGAGGGATGA